One genomic region from Paraburkholderia azotifigens encodes:
- a CDS encoding proline--tRNA ligase — protein MKASRFFIGTLKEAPADAEIVSHKLMVRAGMIRRVAGGIYNYLPIGLRSIRKVEAIVREEMNRAGAIELLMPAVQPAELWQESGRWEKYGPELLRFKDRKQTDFVIGPTHEEVVTDIARGQIKSYRQLPVNFYQVQTKFRDEIRPRFGVMRGREFIMKDAYSFDKDMDGLRESYRKMYDAYVRIFTRLGLDFRAVAADNGSIGGSGSHEFHVIADTGEDDIAYCPTSDFASNVEAAEALPLIAERAAPKEELRKTPTPGKAKCEAVAEHLNIPLEKTIKSIILATENEGAEPTIWLLMLRGDHDLNEIKVNKLPGLSEFRMATEEEIVEWFGTPPGYLGPLNTKKPVKVIADRTVANMSDFVVGTNEVDFHTTGVNWGRDLPEPVVADIRNVKKGDPSPDGKGVIDICRGIEVGHVFQLGTKYSEAMNATFLDESGKPQPMQMGCYGIGVTRILGAAIEQNFDDKGIIWPESIAPFEVVLCPMGYDRSDAVREQADKLHDELTAAGIDVILDDRGERPGVMFADWELIGVPHRLVIGDRGLKDGKIEYQGRRDTEATLLPVEGAAQAVIDKVKAALAR, from the coding sequence ATGAAAGCCTCCCGTTTCTTTATTGGCACCCTGAAGGAAGCGCCCGCCGACGCGGAAATCGTCAGTCACAAGCTCATGGTGCGTGCCGGCATGATCCGGCGCGTGGCTGGCGGCATCTACAACTACCTGCCAATTGGCCTGCGTTCGATCCGCAAGGTGGAAGCGATCGTGCGCGAGGAAATGAACCGGGCAGGCGCGATCGAACTGCTGATGCCGGCTGTGCAGCCGGCAGAACTGTGGCAGGAATCGGGCCGCTGGGAAAAATACGGTCCCGAACTGCTGCGCTTCAAGGATCGCAAGCAGACCGACTTCGTGATCGGACCGACGCACGAAGAAGTCGTGACGGACATCGCGCGTGGCCAGATCAAGAGCTACCGTCAGCTGCCCGTGAACTTCTATCAGGTGCAGACGAAGTTCCGCGACGAAATCCGTCCGCGTTTCGGCGTGATGCGTGGCCGCGAGTTCATCATGAAAGACGCGTATTCGTTCGATAAGGACATGGACGGCCTGCGCGAGTCGTATCGCAAGATGTACGACGCGTACGTGCGCATCTTTACGCGCCTCGGTCTGGACTTCCGCGCGGTCGCGGCGGACAACGGCTCGATCGGCGGCAGTGGCTCGCATGAGTTCCACGTGATCGCCGATACGGGCGAGGACGACATCGCGTATTGCCCGACCTCGGACTTCGCGTCGAACGTCGAAGCGGCTGAAGCGCTGCCGCTGATCGCCGAACGCGCCGCGCCGAAGGAAGAGCTCAGGAAGACGCCGACGCCGGGCAAGGCGAAGTGCGAAGCCGTCGCCGAGCACCTGAACATTCCGCTCGAAAAGACCATCAAGTCGATCATCCTCGCCACGGAAAACGAAGGCGCGGAGCCGACCATCTGGTTGCTGATGCTGCGTGGCGACCACGATCTGAATGAGATCAAGGTCAACAAGCTGCCCGGTCTCAGCGAATTCCGTATGGCGACGGAAGAAGAAATCGTCGAGTGGTTCGGCACGCCGCCGGGCTACCTCGGTCCGTTGAACACGAAGAAGCCGGTCAAGGTGATCGCGGACCGCACGGTCGCGAACATGAGCGACTTCGTGGTCGGCACGAACGAAGTCGACTTCCACACGACGGGCGTCAACTGGGGCCGCGATCTGCCTGAACCCGTCGTCGCGGATATCCGCAACGTGAAGAAGGGCGATCCGTCGCCTGACGGCAAGGGCGTGATCGACATCTGCCGCGGTATCGAAGTCGGCCATGTGTTCCAGCTCGGCACCAAGTATTCGGAAGCGATGAATGCGACGTTCCTCGACGAGTCGGGCAAGCCGCAGCCGATGCAGATGGGCTGCTATGGCATCGGCGTCACGCGTATTCTCGGCGCGGCGATCGAGCAGAACTTCGACGACAAGGGCATCATCTGGCCGGAATCGATTGCGCCGTTCGAAGTCGTGCTGTGCCCGATGGGCTACGACCGCAGCGACGCCGTGCGTGAGCAGGCGGACAAGCTGCACGACGAACTGACGGCAGCGGGCATCGACGTGATTCTCGACGATCGCGGCGAGCGTCCGGGCGTGATGTTCGCCGACTGGGAACTGATCGGCGTGCCGCATCGTCTGGTGATCGGCGACCGTGGCCTGAAGGACGGCAAGATCGAGTATCAGGGCCGCCGCGATACGGAAGCCACGCTGTTGCCCGTCGAAGGCGCGGCGCAGGCGGTGATCGACAAGGTCAAGGCAGCGCTCGCGCGCTGA
- a CDS encoding MarC family protein, which produces MEYNFLSATILLILITDPLGNIPLFINCLRGVAPHRRIRVILREVAIAFVILLIFMLVGDRFLRMMSLTDLSLRIGGGIVLFLIALRMIFPHPDGPFGADTRAAEPLIVPLAIPALAGPSALATVMLLTSQAPNKMFEWVAALTVTMIVCAIVLVMAERIQQWLGERTVMAFERLMGLVLVAISVEMMLGGIRTFVHQLEK; this is translated from the coding sequence GTGGAGTACAACTTCCTGTCCGCGACCATCCTGCTGATTCTCATCACTGATCCACTCGGCAACATCCCGCTCTTCATCAACTGCCTGCGGGGTGTTGCGCCTCACCGGCGCATTCGCGTGATTCTTCGCGAAGTCGCCATCGCGTTCGTGATCCTGCTGATCTTCATGCTCGTCGGCGACCGCTTTCTGCGGATGATGAGCCTGACGGATCTGTCACTGCGGATCGGAGGCGGCATCGTGCTGTTCCTGATCGCGCTGCGGATGATCTTTCCACATCCGGACGGCCCGTTCGGCGCCGACACGCGCGCTGCCGAACCGCTGATCGTGCCGCTCGCGATTCCCGCGCTCGCCGGTCCGTCCGCGCTCGCCACGGTGATGCTGCTGACATCGCAGGCGCCGAACAAGATGTTCGAATGGGTCGCGGCGCTGACAGTGACGATGATCGTGTGCGCAATCGTGCTGGTGATGGCGGAGCGCATTCAGCAGTGGCTCGGCGAGCGCACCGTGATGGCCTTCGAGCGCTTGATGGGGCTCGTGCTCGTTGCGATTTCGGTGGAGATGATGCTCGGTGGGATTCGCACTTTCGTGCATCAGCTCGAGAAATGA
- a CDS encoding hypoxanthine-guanine phosphoribosyltransferase has translation MNREEALHIFSHSEEIVSASDVNASIGRMAGAIRAEMADEFPLVLSVMGGAAVFTGMLLPHLDFPLEFDYIHLTRYRNAIKGSAEMQWRVAPSGSVKDRVVLVLDDILDEGETMAAIRDRIMDMGAKRFMSAVLCEKIIPKAKPLRPDFCGFEVPDRYVFGCGMDAKGYWRNLPTIRALTESA, from the coding sequence ATGAATCGCGAAGAAGCTCTCCACATTTTCAGTCACTCCGAAGAAATCGTTTCGGCCAGCGACGTCAACGCCTCCATCGGCCGCATGGCCGGCGCCATTCGCGCGGAGATGGCCGACGAATTCCCGCTCGTGCTGTCGGTGATGGGCGGCGCGGCGGTGTTCACGGGCATGCTCCTGCCGCACCTCGATTTCCCGCTCGAGTTCGACTACATCCACCTCACCCGCTATCGCAACGCGATCAAGGGCAGCGCGGAGATGCAGTGGCGCGTCGCGCCGTCGGGTTCTGTGAAGGACCGCGTAGTGCTCGTGCTCGACGACATCCTCGACGAAGGCGAGACGATGGCCGCGATCCGCGACCGCATCATGGACATGGGGGCAAAGCGCTTCATGAGCGCGGTGCTGTGCGAGAAGATCATTCCGAAGGCAAAGCCGCTGCGTCCGGACTTCTGCGGTTTCGAAGTGCCCGATCGTTATGTGTTTGGCTGCGGTATGGATGCGAAGGGATATTGGCGCAATCTGCCGACTATCCGCGCACTGACTGAAAGCGCGTGA
- the ffh gene encoding signal recognition particle protein yields the protein MLDNLTQRMARVVKTLRGEARLTEANTQEMLREVRLALLEADVALPVVRDFIAKVKEKALGEEVIGSLSPGQALVGVVQRELTAVIGGDYEGKAAELNLAVTPPAIILMAGLQGAGKTTTVGKLAKLLREKYKKKVLTVSCDVYRPAAIAQLKTVTEQVGADFFPSQPDQKPVDIARAAVDWAKRHYHDVLLVDTAGRLGIDEAMMNEIAALHKELNPAETLFVVDAMLGQDAVNTAKAFNDTLPLTGVVLTKLDGDSRGGAALSVRHVTGKPIKFVGVAEKLDGLEIFYPDRMANRILGMGDILALVEEAQRGVDVQAAQKLADKVKKGGDFDLNDFRAQLSQMKKMGGLSSLMDKLPAQFQQAASNADMGQAEKQMRRMEGIINSMTAAERAKPELIKATRKRRIAAGAGVQVQEVNRLLNQYEQMRTMMKKLKGGNLQKMMRGMKGMMPGMR from the coding sequence ATGCTCGACAACCTCACTCAACGGATGGCGCGCGTCGTCAAGACGCTGCGCGGCGAAGCCCGGCTCACCGAGGCGAACACCCAGGAGATGCTGCGCGAAGTGCGCCTCGCGCTCCTCGAAGCGGACGTGGCGCTGCCCGTCGTGCGCGACTTCATCGCGAAGGTGAAGGAAAAGGCGCTCGGCGAGGAAGTGATCGGCAGCCTGTCGCCGGGCCAGGCGCTCGTCGGCGTCGTGCAGCGCGAGCTGACGGCCGTGATCGGCGGCGACTACGAAGGCAAGGCCGCCGAGCTGAATCTCGCCGTCACACCGCCTGCCATCATCCTGATGGCCGGTCTGCAGGGCGCGGGCAAGACGACCACGGTCGGCAAGCTCGCGAAACTGCTGCGCGAAAAGTACAAGAAGAAGGTGCTGACGGTGTCGTGCGACGTGTATCGCCCCGCCGCTATCGCGCAGCTGAAGACGGTGACCGAACAGGTCGGTGCCGATTTCTTCCCGTCACAGCCGGACCAGAAGCCGGTCGATATCGCGCGCGCCGCCGTCGACTGGGCCAAGCGTCACTATCACGATGTGCTGCTCGTCGACACGGCCGGCCGTCTCGGTATCGACGAGGCGATGATGAACGAGATCGCCGCGCTGCATAAGGAATTGAACCCGGCGGAAACGCTGTTCGTCGTCGACGCGATGCTCGGTCAGGACGCCGTGAACACCGCGAAGGCGTTCAACGACACGCTGCCGCTCACGGGCGTCGTGCTGACCAAGCTCGACGGCGATTCGCGCGGCGGTGCGGCGCTGTCCGTGCGTCACGTGACGGGCAAGCCGATCAAATTCGTCGGCGTCGCGGAAAAACTCGACGGCCTCGAAATCTTCTATCCGGACCGCATGGCGAACCGGATTCTCGGCATGGGCGACATTCTGGCGCTGGTCGAGGAAGCGCAGCGCGGCGTCGACGTTCAGGCCGCGCAGAAGCTCGCCGACAAGGTGAAGAAAGGCGGCGATTTCGATCTGAACGATTTCCGCGCGCAGCTTTCACAGATGAAGAAGATGGGCGGCCTGTCGTCGCTGATGGACAAGTTGCCCGCGCAGTTCCAGCAGGCCGCGTCGAATGCCGACATGGGCCAGGCCGAAAAGCAGATGCGCCGCATGGAAGGGATCATCAATTCGATGACGGCCGCCGAGCGCGCAAAGCCCGAGCTCATCAAGGCGACGCGCAAGCGCCGTATTGCCGCGGGCGCGGGCGTGCAGGTGCAGGAAGTCAACCGCCTGCTGAATCAGTATGAGCAGATGCGCACGATGATGAAGAAGCTCAAGGGCGGCAATCTGCAGAAGATGATGCGCGGCATGAAGGGCATGATGCCTGGCATGCGCTGA
- a CDS encoding cytochrome C assembly family protein produces the protein MDIVLYALTALLYGGLAVAGWRAHRQAAAAPVLESVPPLSAAAPLPVGGRGLAGASASMSMTTRVVLLAALLAHGVLLHTTIFPHDAMVFGFAFALSAMFWLGAGIYWIESFFFPLDGLRLLVLPLACIASLLPLVFNGVHVLSYAADPLFKLHFLIANIAYGLFVIAALHAVLMLLVERRLHAMRGGALARQSAAAGNGWLSSWLDTLPPLLTLETLLFRLIGAGFVLLTLTLVSGILFNEQLLDRALQLDHKTVFALLSWVMFGALLTARKVSGWRGRAALRWVLASFAALLLAYVGSRFVFEVLLHRPVV, from the coding sequence ATGGATATTGTACTGTATGCCCTCACTGCGCTCCTGTACGGCGGACTCGCCGTCGCGGGCTGGCGCGCGCATCGGCAGGCGGCCGCCGCGCCGGTGCTCGAGAGCGTGCCGCCGCTTTCTGCCGCTGCGCCTCTGCCTGTGGGCGGCCGAGGCCTGGCGGGCGCGTCCGCCAGCATGTCGATGACGACCCGCGTCGTGTTGCTCGCTGCGCTGCTCGCGCACGGCGTGCTGCTGCACACCACCATTTTTCCGCACGACGCGATGGTGTTCGGCTTCGCGTTCGCGCTGTCCGCGATGTTCTGGCTCGGCGCGGGCATCTACTGGATCGAGAGCTTCTTTTTTCCGCTCGACGGCCTGCGTCTGCTCGTTCTGCCGCTCGCGTGCATCGCGTCGCTGCTGCCGCTCGTGTTCAACGGCGTGCACGTGCTGTCGTATGCTGCCGATCCTCTTTTCAAACTGCACTTCCTGATCGCGAACATTGCCTACGGGCTTTTCGTGATCGCCGCGCTGCACGCCGTGCTGATGCTGCTCGTCGAACGGCGGCTGCACGCGATGCGCGGCGGCGCGCTCGCGCGTCAAAGCGCCGCTGCAGGCAACGGCTGGCTGTCGAGTTGGCTCGACACGCTGCCGCCGCTGCTCACGCTCGAGACGCTGCTGTTCCGTCTGATCGGCGCGGGCTTCGTGCTGCTCACGCTCACGCTGGTGTCGGGCATCCTGTTCAACGAACAGCTCCTCGACCGTGCTCTGCAACTCGATCACAAGACCGTGTTCGCGCTGCTGTCGTGGGTGATGTTCGGCGCGCTGCTGACGGCGCGCAAGGTGTCGGGATGGCGCGGACGCGCCGCATTGCGCTGGGTGCTGGCGTCGTTCGCCGCGCTGCTGCTCGCGTATGTCGGCAGCCGTTTCGTTTTCGAGGTGCTGTTGCACCGTCCTGTAGTCTGA
- a CDS encoding PP0621 family protein yields MRQIFLLILLFIVGQWLVKALRRAEASRTARTGASGDAGANARTGARANGQANGSATGTSAAQLAEPMIRCAECGVHAPRSDSVLVAGQAFCSHDHAKRYAARPTGRDAR; encoded by the coding sequence ATGCGACAAATTTTTCTGCTGATTCTGTTGTTCATCGTCGGCCAATGGCTGGTGAAGGCGCTGCGCCGCGCGGAAGCATCGCGCACGGCGCGCACGGGCGCGAGCGGTGACGCCGGCGCGAACGCGCGCACGGGTGCACGAGCCAACGGTCAGGCGAACGGCAGCGCAACAGGCACGAGCGCGGCCCAGCTCGCCGAGCCGATGATCCGCTGCGCGGAATGCGGCGTGCATGCGCCCAGGAGCGACTCCGTGCTCGTGGCGGGGCAGGCCTTCTGTTCGCACGATCACGCGAAGCGTTACGCCGCCCGCCCAACGGGCCGCGACGCGCGATGA
- the ampD gene encoding 1,6-anhydro-N-acetylmuramyl-L-alanine amidase AmpD, with product MTAHVPARFTVAANGWVNEARKLPSPNFEVRPDGARPTLIVVHNISLPPNEFGGTGIADLFLNRLDCDAHPYYDAHLRDVRVSAHFVIHRDGALEQYVSCDERAWHAGASNFLGRERCNDFSIGIELEGSDASPFEAAQYETLAPLVQALAAHYAIEALAGHSDIAPGRKTDPGPHFDWPRLQRDTALADPYFPYLHPSSRAPITS from the coding sequence ATGACGGCACACGTGCCCGCGCGTTTCACCGTCGCTGCAAACGGCTGGGTCAACGAGGCGCGCAAGCTGCCTTCGCCGAATTTCGAGGTGCGCCCGGACGGCGCGCGTCCCACGCTGATCGTCGTTCACAACATCAGTTTGCCGCCGAACGAATTCGGCGGCACGGGCATCGCCGATCTCTTCCTCAACCGCCTCGACTGCGATGCGCATCCGTACTACGACGCGCATCTGCGCGACGTGCGCGTGTCCGCGCATTTCGTGATCCATCGCGACGGTGCGCTCGAGCAGTACGTCTCGTGCGACGAGCGTGCGTGGCATGCGGGCGCGTCGAACTTCTTGGGCCGCGAGCGCTGCAACGACTTCTCGATCGGCATCGAACTCGAAGGCAGCGACGCGTCGCCATTCGAAGCCGCGCAATACGAGACGCTCGCGCCGCTCGTGCAGGCGCTCGCCGCGCACTACGCGATCGAAGCGCTCGCCGGTCACTCGGACATCGCGCCGGGCCGCAAGACCGATCCCGGGCCGCACTTCGACTGGCCGCGTCTTCAACGCGATACGGCGCTCGCCGATCCGTATTTCCCCTATCTGCATCCGTCGTCGCGCGCGCCGATAACGTCGTAA